From Bacteroidota bacterium, the proteins below share one genomic window:
- a CDS encoding thioredoxin family protein: MVHRLLLFFLFVGFSLRTTAQTPDAEGSLVKWMTLQEALEKNSKQPRPIILDFYTDWCGWCKHMMKTTYANPGIAQYINTNFYPAKFNAEGKDTIEFLGKKYLPSGPEPKAPHELAVELLKGQLMYPSTLFLNGFEPEKNAFRLNMLAPGYLDAQKIEPILVYTLENAFRNASIDDFRDQYQKAFYDSTVEQTSRTLPWIDARSFFNNPNDGKKKSLVFINTEWCNSCKVMGRASFSWDSLRTYLLDKFNLVGFNAESKDTMLYQGKAYPGGKQFHSLLPVLGKNGFAIPMLCVLDEQGQLLDAIPSYVSPWFLRDIAHFYGDDFYRKGSWVEYQAVRYGKGQ; the protein is encoded by the coding sequence ATGGTCCACCGCCTCTTGCTTTTCTTCCTGTTCGTCGGCTTCTCCCTTCGCACCACGGCGCAAACGCCGGATGCCGAGGGCAGCCTGGTCAAATGGATGACGCTCCAGGAGGCGCTCGAGAAGAACAGCAAGCAGCCGCGACCGATCATCCTGGATTTCTATACCGACTGGTGCGGCTGGTGCAAGCACATGATGAAGACCACCTACGCCAATCCGGGCATCGCGCAGTACATCAACACCAACTTCTACCCGGCCAAGTTCAACGCCGAGGGAAAGGACACGATCGAGTTCCTCGGAAAAAAGTACCTGCCCTCCGGTCCGGAACCCAAGGCGCCGCATGAGCTGGCCGTCGAACTGCTCAAGGGCCAGTTGATGTATCCCAGCACGCTTTTCCTCAACGGCTTCGAACCGGAGAAGAACGCCTTCCGCCTGAACATGCTCGCGCCGGGCTACCTCGATGCCCAGAAGATCGAGCCGATCCTCGTCTATACCCTCGAGAACGCCTTTCGCAACGCCTCCATCGACGATTTCCGCGACCAGTACCAGAAGGCGTTTTACGATTCAACGGTAGAACAGACTTCCAGGACCCTCCCCTGGATCGACGCGCGTTCGTTCTTCAACAACCCGAACGACGGGAAGAAGAAATCACTGGTGTTCATCAACACCGAATGGTGCAACTCCTGCAAGGTGATGGGCCGCGCGAGCTTTTCCTGGGACAGCCTGCGCACCTACCTGCTCGACAAGTTCAACCTCGTCGGCTTCAACGCCGAGAGCAAGGACACGATGCTATACCAGGGCAAGGCCTACCCCGGCGGTAAGCAGTTCCACTCCCTGCTCCCCGTCCTGGGCAAGAACGGCTTCGCGATCCCCATGCTCTGCGTACTCGACGAACAAGGCCAACTCCTCGACGCGATCCCGTCCTACGTATCCCCCTGGTTCCTGCGTGACATCGCGCATTTTTATGGGGATGATTTTTATAGGAAGGGGAGTTGGGTGGAGTATCAGGCGGTGAGGTACGGGAAAGGACAGTGA
- a CDS encoding collagen-like protein: MGTSQLLSVPYALFAASGNTGPQGPAGPQGPAGATGPQGPTGPQGATGATGPQGPIGATGPQGPAGATGPQGPAGSANISGTTNRVIKFTGATTGGNSQITDNGTIVTVGTSTFTATEKLHVENTMGPAVYGYIPSGTSSNGAVQGEYMGTGNGSALLGFAVDGNSNGAYGEYTGSGDGYGVVGFNTGTGTGSGGFFSSVANVGLAAQSDESYALYVMQGAGSGFGTADLPAAFFNADTSNALVAFTNDGTGVVGFNLGTSGGVGVLGESDNGGINSYGVIGYTGADDGTGVFGLADNTTGEPWAVWGSNGGSSNALAGQFDGDVNINGTMSAVTKAFRIDHPLDPEHKVLYHSCIESPDMMTVYNGNVTTDADGFARVSLPSYFGALNTELKYQLTCIGTFAQAIIAEEVRDNQFVIQTDKPNVKVSWQVTGVRNDPAARAHRIVPEQEKRGLEVGKYICPEAYGKGHDQLATKPLPNAKAQGATAIPAQTPLRKPASLQPLRNK; this comes from the coding sequence ATGGGCACCTCGCAATTGCTGAGCGTACCCTATGCACTCTTTGCCGCCAGCGGCAACACCGGTCCGCAGGGTCCGGCTGGCCCGCAAGGTCCTGCCGGCGCAACGGGACCACAAGGACCGACCGGCCCGCAAGGTGCAACAGGAGCTACCGGACCACAAGGTCCCATTGGCGCTACAGGTCCGCAAGGTCCTGCCGGCGCGACCGGCCCGCAGGGACCTGCAGGCTCGGCGAACATTTCCGGCACTACGAACAGGGTCATTAAGTTCACCGGCGCCACGACCGGCGGCAACTCGCAGATTACCGATAACGGCACGATCGTGACCGTCGGCACGAGCACCTTCACCGCTACGGAAAAACTGCACGTAGAGAACACCATGGGACCTGCCGTGTACGGCTACATTCCTTCGGGCACCAGCTCGAACGGCGCGGTGCAAGGCGAGTACATGGGCACCGGTAACGGCTCTGCCCTGCTCGGATTCGCCGTCGACGGAAACAGCAACGGCGCCTATGGCGAGTACACCGGTTCGGGTGACGGATATGGTGTGGTTGGATTCAATACCGGTACCGGCACCGGCTCGGGTGGATTCTTCTCCAGCGTGGCAAACGTCGGCCTTGCAGCACAGTCCGACGAGAGCTACGCGCTCTATGTCATGCAGGGCGCCGGTTCCGGCTTCGGGACCGCCGACCTTCCGGCGGCCTTTTTCAATGCCGATACTTCCAACGCACTGGTAGCATTCACCAACGACGGAACAGGAGTCGTAGGTTTTAACCTGGGTACCAGCGGCGGGGTCGGCGTGCTGGGAGAATCCGACAATGGCGGGATCAACTCCTACGGCGTCATCGGCTACACCGGCGCCGATGATGGCACCGGCGTGTTCGGACTGGCCGACAACACCACCGGCGAACCCTGGGCGGTCTGGGGCAGCAACGGCGGATCGTCCAACGCACTGGCCGGACAATTCGACGGCGACGTGAACATCAACGGTACCATGTCGGCCGTTACCAAAGCCTTCCGCATCGATCACCCGCTCGATCCGGAGCACAAGGTGCTGTACCACTCCTGCATCGAAAGCCCGGACATGATGACGGTGTACAACGGAAACGTCACCACCGACGCCGACGGCTTCGCGCGCGTCAGTCTGCCGTCCTACTTCGGCGCGCTGAACACCGAGCTGAAGTACCAGCTCACCTGCATCGGCACCTTCGCCCAGGCGATCATCGCCGAAGAGGTGCGCGACAACCAGTTCGTCATCCAAACCGATAAGCCCAACGTGAAAGTAAGCTGGCAGGTGACGGGCGTGCGCAACGATCCCGCCGCGCGCGCGCACCGCATCGTACCCGAACAGGAAAAACGCGGACTCGAAGTCGGCAAGTACATCTGTCCGGAAGCCTACGGCAAAGGCCACGACCAACTCGCCACCAAGCCGCTGCCCAACGCCAAAGCCCAAGGCGCCACCGCCATTCCCGCGCAAACACCCCTGCGCAAACCAGCCAGCCTCCAGCCGTTGCGCAATAAATAA
- a CDS encoding T9SS type A sorting domain-containing protein, which produces MKRYCSLLLAMIALVVQANAQSLSPSVIASGGGFSANGTAMLSFTTGELTMVETFSAGSSILTQGFQQPEDFSTGISVVTAQGPGMSAFPNPATDAINLLSDFTEAGRLRLLLTDALGRIVLQGDELEIPGGTSRISQDVSRVASGVYFVHAVFQTHSGKATASIQKITIQH; this is translated from the coding sequence ATGAAAAGATATTGCTCACTCCTGTTGGCGATGATCGCGCTGGTGGTCCAGGCGAACGCGCAATCACTTTCTCCCAGCGTCATCGCGTCCGGCGGCGGATTCTCCGCAAACGGAACGGCGATGCTGTCGTTCACGACCGGTGAACTGACGATGGTGGAAACCTTCTCGGCCGGCTCGTCGATCCTGACTCAGGGATTCCAGCAACCGGAAGATTTCAGCACCGGCATCTCGGTCGTCACCGCACAAGGTCCCGGCATGTCGGCGTTCCCGAACCCGGCGACCGATGCCATCAACCTGCTGTCGGACTTCACCGAAGCCGGACGCTTGCGGCTGTTGCTGACCGACGCCCTTGGGCGTATCGTCCTGCAGGGCGACGAGCTCGAAATTCCCGGTGGAACATCCCGCATTAGCCAGGACGTTTCGCGCGTTGCTTCGGGTGTCTATTTCGTTCATGCCGTCTTTCAAACGCATTCCGGCAAAGCAACCGCTTCCATTCAAAAGATAACCATCCAACATTAA
- a CDS encoding aldo/keto reductase: protein MEYRKLGRSGLQVSALSLGSWLTFGKQIGDEVAEQLMHAAYDAGVNFFDNAEIYARGQSEIVMGNILARSGWDRSSYLVSSKAYFGTEGAKSKPNQRGLSRKHLVEACEAALRRLQVDYLDLYFCHRPDKQTPIEETVWTMHQLVLQGKILYWGTSEWDASEIMEAMLVAERHHLIAPVMEQPQYNLLTRGKLEREYLHLFRYHGIGTTIWSPLASGVLSGKYLGASDEDTRLKMKGLEWLREQVLREEVMTKVKALKSLAEECETTLPLLSIAWCLKNPHVSTVILGASRLSQLQENLGALDVVPRLTQERMDRIDQIFPKPILPEY from the coding sequence ATGGAATACAGAAAGCTTGGACGGTCAGGTTTACAAGTCAGCGCGTTGTCGCTGGGTTCCTGGCTCACCTTCGGAAAACAGATCGGCGACGAAGTAGCGGAACAGTTGATGCACGCGGCCTACGACGCGGGCGTGAACTTCTTCGACAATGCGGAGATCTACGCGCGCGGACAATCGGAAATCGTGATGGGAAACATCCTGGCGCGTTCCGGCTGGGATCGGAGCTCGTACCTTGTTTCTTCGAAAGCCTATTTCGGAACGGAAGGAGCGAAGTCGAAGCCCAACCAGCGGGGTTTGTCGCGCAAGCATCTCGTCGAAGCCTGCGAAGCGGCGCTCCGGCGACTGCAGGTCGATTACCTGGACCTTTATTTCTGTCATCGTCCCGACAAGCAGACGCCCATCGAAGAAACCGTCTGGACCATGCACCAATTGGTACTGCAAGGGAAGATCCTGTATTGGGGAACTTCGGAATGGGACGCGTCCGAGATCATGGAGGCGATGCTGGTGGCCGAGCGACACCACCTGATCGCGCCGGTGATGGAGCAACCGCAGTATAATTTGCTGACGCGGGGCAAGCTGGAGCGGGAGTATCTGCACCTCTTCCGTTACCATGGTATCGGTACGACCATCTGGTCGCCGCTTGCCTCCGGGGTCTTGTCCGGAAAATACCTCGGCGCCTCCGATGAAGACACCCGTCTTAAGATGAAAGGCCTCGAATGGTTGCGCGAGCAAGTCTTGCGCGAAGAGGTCATGACGAAAGTGAAAGCCTTGAAGTCGCTCGCGGAGGAATGCGAAACCACCCTGCCGTTGTTATCCATCGCCTGGTGCCTGAAGAATCCGCATGTCAGCACGGTGATCCTGGGCGCGTCCCGGCTGAGCCAATTACAGGAGAACCTGGGCGCGCTGGACGTTGTACCCCGACTGACGCAGGAGCGGATGGATCGTATCGATCAGATCTTCCCCAAACCGATTCTTCCGGAGTATTGA
- a CDS encoding histidine kinase produces MSVSNPLLLLSTPADTVTLVFLLLVPVVVIFLFMVFVIYRIRREQQVRQREAELREQTAEMEMKALRAQVNPHFIFNSLQSIHLFIQKHDHEHAGKYLLKFSGLIRLVLENSEHKEIPLAEELKALELYMQLEQLRVRNGFDYHFDITDGLDPEAVYVPPLLLQPFVENSIWHGLHHRASKGAIWLRFGKRADMLEIELKDNGAAAPDNVDPGAQPMNSEKRKSMGTSITRQRLELLNRSRAAQSVIQLEDIRDAEGTYAGKRVFVRIPLIEED; encoded by the coding sequence GTGTCTGTTTCTAACCCGCTTCTGCTTTTATCGACGCCTGCCGACACGGTGACCCTTGTCTTCTTATTGTTGGTCCCGGTAGTCGTGATTTTTCTGTTCATGGTATTCGTCATTTACCGGATTCGCCGTGAGCAGCAGGTGCGGCAACGTGAAGCAGAACTGCGGGAACAAACGGCCGAGATGGAGATGAAAGCGCTGCGCGCGCAGGTCAATCCGCACTTCATCTTCAACAGCCTGCAGAGCATCCACCTCTTTATCCAAAAGCACGATCACGAGCATGCCGGGAAGTATCTCCTGAAATTCTCCGGACTCATCCGGCTGGTGCTGGAAAACTCCGAGCACAAAGAGATACCCCTGGCGGAAGAGTTAAAAGCCCTTGAATTGTATATGCAATTGGAACAATTGCGCGTCAGAAACGGCTTCGATTATCATTTCGATATTACTGACGGATTGGATCCTGAAGCCGTGTACGTTCCGCCCTTGTTGTTGCAACCCTTTGTAGAGAACTCCATCTGGCACGGATTGCACCATCGTGCTTCGAAAGGCGCGATATGGCTGCGGTTCGGTAAGCGAGCCGACATGCTGGAGATCGAGCTAAAAGACAATGGAGCAGCGGCTCCGGACAATGTCGATCCCGGGGCACAGCCGATGAATTCGGAAAAGCGTAAATCCATGGGTACATCCATTACCCGGCAGCGTTTGGAACTGCTGAATCGTTCCCGCGCGGCACAGTCGGTGATTCAGCTCGAAGACATCCGCGATGCCGAAGGAACGTATGCCGGGAAACGGGTATTCGTGCGTATCCCGTTGATCGAGGAGGACTAA
- a CDS encoding response regulator transcription factor, with product MMNNRYKTMIVDDEPAQLESLTGMLGRFPSYELVASCSSVPEALRVLAEQQPDLLLLDVMLPPDTGFDLLEKLQERSFEVIFTTSHADFAIRALREAAVDYLLKPVGEDVLRDAIFRFEQRFREKEKSDLRRLDILLNNLQQLDKGQRTLALPTNFGFHCLRVDEILRCESDGNYTTVYALEGKPILICRTMKEFEDLLVDHAQFFRIHRSHIINMRFVKDILKNDGLVRMRDGKELEISRRRREEFYDAFMRL from the coding sequence ATGATGAATAACCGCTACAAGACCATGATCGTCGACGACGAGCCGGCGCAGCTCGAATCGTTGACCGGGATGTTGGGACGATTTCCGTCGTACGAACTTGTTGCGAGCTGCAGCAGCGTTCCGGAAGCCTTGCGCGTATTGGCGGAGCAGCAACCGGACCTGCTCTTGCTTGATGTGATGTTGCCACCGGATACCGGTTTCGACCTGTTGGAGAAATTGCAGGAGCGTTCCTTCGAAGTGATCTTCACCACCTCGCATGCCGATTTCGCCATCCGGGCCTTGCGGGAAGCCGCGGTCGATTACCTCTTGAAGCCGGTCGGCGAGGATGTATTGCGGGACGCGATCTTCCGGTTCGAGCAGCGCTTTCGCGAGAAAGAAAAATCGGATCTGCGGCGGCTGGATATCCTGCTGAACAATCTGCAGCAACTCGACAAAGGGCAGCGAACCCTGGCGTTACCGACCAACTTCGGGTTCCATTGCTTGCGGGTCGATGAGATCCTCCGCTGCGAATCTGACGGCAACTACACGACGGTCTATGCGCTGGAAGGAAAGCCGATTCTCATCTGCCGGACGATGAAAGAGTTCGAGGACCTGCTGGTCGATCATGCGCAATTCTTCCGCATTCACCGGTCGCACATCATCAACATGCGCTTCGTGAAAGACATCCTCAAAAACGACGGTCTGGTGAGAATGCGTGACGGTAAGGAGCTGGAAATTTCGAGACGTCGTCGCGAAGAGTTTTATGACGCCTTTATGCGCCTTTGA
- a CDS encoding T9SS type A sorting domain-containing protein, whose amino-acid sequence MPVRFPSPRTLFFLVFCLSFTLASRAAAQEPAIQASNLSVTVGLCNQLDLTWTNGDGAERIVIARSGNAVNQAPADGNQYNASSVFGSGDNLGLGNFVVYAGSGNSFSVTGLTGGQTYHFAVFEYNGSGGGTDYLLSGAPTGSETATGASVNVSANDPTLCAGQSATLTASGGLNYAWSPASGLSATTGNPVTATPSVTTTYTVVGIDINGCRDTAYQALTVFPLPTVSLGAFSAVCANAPAFTLTGGTPAGGTYSGLGVSSGSFNPASVGAGNYAIQYTYTDGNGCSASASSSITVNPAPTVTIGSFSPVCANSSPFALTGGSPVGGTYSGPGVSSGIFNPAVAGTGNAVITYTYTNAFNCVASDTSVIVVSAAPTVSFSALSSVCSNDAAFTLTGGSPAGGTYSGTGVSAGSFDPAAAGNGTFVLTYSYTNGSGCSASDTSAITVNQSPTVTLGTFNNVCVNAAAFSLTGGSPGGGTYSGAGVVGTTFRPSQAGAGDHYIYYTYTSAQGCSATDSSAITVYALPAVTLPTFPSTCRNTPAFLLSGGIPAGGSYSGPGVSSNIFNPNVAGTGTHVIIYSYTDSLGCSASTANTITVNTPPTVTFGTLNAVCLNAAPFTLSGGSPSGGTYNGPGVSSNQFTASVAGAGLQTLSYTYTDSNSCSNSASGSIFVNALPTVTFASLPDRCVNAGPLALSGGSPAGGVYSGTAVGGTNFYPGIAGPGTFTITYSYTDSNSCTGSDTSAILVNPAPLPNLGADTTVCADGSITLTAGTTFSTYVWSNGANTPSITIDTTGRGMGTFSFRLTVTNSFGCAGRDTIAVTFDICNGVSAPGQLDVLQVYPNPAQQELRINSAERIDVRWFDETGMLVRTDRLFAGTNRIAPGLPAGIYFLRFERDGLMQTIRVILLP is encoded by the coding sequence ATGCCTGTACGTTTCCCGTCGCCTCGAACCCTGTTTTTCCTCGTCTTTTGCCTGTCTTTTACACTGGCTTCGCGTGCCGCTGCCCAGGAGCCTGCGATCCAGGCCAGCAACCTGTCGGTCACGGTCGGCTTGTGTAACCAGCTCGACCTGACCTGGACCAACGGCGACGGCGCGGAGCGGATTGTGATAGCACGTTCCGGCAACGCGGTCAACCAGGCGCCGGCGGATGGTAATCAATACAACGCCTCTTCCGTTTTCGGGAGCGGCGATAACCTGGGCTTGGGCAATTTCGTTGTCTATGCAGGTAGCGGTAATTCGTTTTCCGTTACCGGCCTTACGGGCGGACAAACCTATCATTTCGCTGTTTTCGAATACAACGGTTCCGGTGGAGGCACCGACTACCTGCTCAGTGGCGCACCGACCGGAAGTGAAACCGCCACCGGCGCCAGTGTGAATGTTTCCGCGAACGACCCGACACTTTGTGCCGGACAAAGCGCAACCCTGACAGCCAGCGGCGGACTGAATTATGCCTGGTCGCCTGCGAGTGGACTTTCCGCCACTACCGGTAATCCGGTCACGGCAACGCCTTCTGTCACGACGACTTACACCGTTGTCGGGATCGATATAAACGGATGTCGCGATACAGCTTACCAGGCACTCACGGTATTTCCGCTTCCTACGGTTTCGCTCGGCGCCTTTTCCGCAGTCTGCGCTAACGCTCCCGCATTCACCCTAACCGGCGGCACACCTGCCGGTGGAACGTACAGCGGACTCGGCGTCAGCAGCGGTTCGTTCAATCCCGCCTCGGTTGGAGCCGGCAACTACGCGATCCAGTATACCTACACAGACGGTAATGGTTGTTCAGCTTCGGCTTCGTCGTCCATCACCGTCAATCCCGCTCCGACGGTTACGATCGGCAGCTTCAGTCCCGTATGCGCGAACAGCAGTCCGTTCGCTCTGACCGGCGGCAGTCCCGTCGGCGGAACCTACAGCGGACCGGGCGTAAGCTCCGGCATATTCAACCCCGCCGTTGCCGGCACGGGTAATGCCGTCATCACCTATACCTATACGAACGCCTTCAATTGTGTGGCGTCCGATACTTCTGTGATCGTCGTCAGTGCCGCGCCGACCGTCAGTTTCTCCGCGCTCAGCAGCGTCTGCAGCAACGATGCTGCGTTTACCCTCACCGGCGGTTCGCCCGCGGGAGGAACCTACTCCGGTACCGGCGTAAGTGCGGGATCGTTCGACCCCGCCGCTGCCGGCAACGGGACATTCGTGCTGACGTACAGTTATACGAACGGTTCAGGCTGCTCGGCTTCCGACACCTCGGCGATCACCGTGAATCAATCGCCTACGGTAACGCTGGGTACGTTCAACAATGTATGCGTCAACGCCGCTGCGTTTTCGCTCACCGGCGGCTCTCCCGGCGGTGGTACTTACAGTGGCGCGGGTGTGGTCGGTACGACCTTTCGTCCGTCGCAAGCCGGCGCTGGCGATCACTACATCTATTACACCTACACCAGCGCGCAGGGTTGTTCGGCGACGGACTCCAGTGCCATCACCGTTTATGCATTGCCGGCCGTGACCTTGCCTACTTTCCCCTCAACGTGTCGTAACACGCCGGCTTTCCTGCTGAGCGGCGGCATACCTGCGGGCGGCAGCTACAGCGGTCCGGGCGTATCCTCGAATATCTTCAATCCGAATGTCGCCGGAACGGGTACACACGTGATCATTTACTCGTACACGGACAGCCTGGGATGTTCCGCCTCTACGGCCAATACGATCACCGTGAATACTCCTCCCACGGTTACCTTCGGAACGCTCAACGCCGTTTGCCTGAACGCTGCGCCCTTTACACTGAGCGGAGGAAGTCCTTCCGGCGGTACGTACAACGGACCCGGTGTTTCCTCGAATCAATTCACGGCATCGGTTGCCGGAGCAGGTCTTCAGACGCTTTCCTATACCTATACCGACAGCAACTCCTGTTCGAACTCCGCGAGTGGCAGCATTTTCGTGAACGCGCTGCCGACGGTCACCTTTGCCTCACTGCCGGATCGTTGTGTGAACGCGGGTCCATTGGCGTTGAGCGGAGGAAGTCCGGCCGGTGGCGTCTATAGCGGCACCGCGGTCGGTGGGACGAATTTCTATCCGGGTATTGCCGGCCCCGGCACCTTCACCATTACCTACAGCTATACCGATTCCAACTCCTGCACCGGCAGCGACACATCCGCCATCCTGGTCAACCCGGCTCCGCTGCCGAACCTGGGCGCCGACACGACAGTTTGCGCAGATGGATCCATCACCCTGACCGCCGGCACCACCTTCTCCACCTATGTTTGGTCGAATGGCGCCAACACGCCGTCCATCACGATCGATACGACGGGAAGAGGGATGGGTACCTTTTCATTCCGCCTTACCGTGACCAACAGCTTCGGTTGTGCGGGCCGCGATACCATCGCGGTGACGTTCGATATCTGTAACGGAGTATCAGCACCCGGACAGTTGGATGTGTTGCAGGTTTATCCCAACCCGGCGCAGCAGGAACTCCGCATCAACAGCGCGGAGCGGATCGATGTTCGCTGGTTCGATGAAACCGGTATGCTGGTTCGGACGGATCGGTTATTCGCCGGAACAAATCGGATCGCTCCCGGCCTGCCCGCTGGCATCTACTTTTTGCGCTTTGAGCGTGACGGATTGATGCAAACGATTCGGGTCATCTTACTTCCGTAG